One stretch of Pirellulales bacterium DNA includes these proteins:
- a CDS encoding DUF2997 domain-containing protein encodes MTRVIEILVSPEGQTQLQTRGIAGPSCQEASRFLETALGQVTAEQRTAEYHLPATRAPRLQTGSS; translated from the coding sequence ATGACGCGCGTGATCGAGATCCTTGTCTCGCCCGAGGGACAGACCCAGCTTCAAACCCGTGGAATTGCGGGACCAAGCTGTCAGGAGGCTAGCCGGTTTCTGGAAACCGCGCTGGGGCAGGTTACCGCCGAACAACGGACGGCTGAGTACCACCTGCCGGCGACTCGGGCACCGCGGCTGCAAACGGGTTCGTCATGA